A section of the Methanocellales archaeon genome encodes:
- a CDS encoding class I SAM-dependent methyltransferase, producing MQNKEYPEAFKNHRKPYPKLFSSFVEYGKFCNRKVIDIGCGIGRYTSLFADQRCALLCGLDKSLDMLKKAKEKDLSGHYILGDAESLPFKNSSFDTAVMSQVIQWVYDKKLALSEIHRILKRKGVFLLNTLSHEQLSNLVLMKHFPEIYQIETERFPNIDALIELLNNTNFKISTIKEIQEFRKYDISQLVNFAADKATSALRLYAKDVGEDNFKTKIEEYNETLKATFLNNPIFEDHNYTLIVCIK from the coding sequence ATGCAAAATAAAGAATATCCTGAGGCATTTAAAAATCATAGGAAACCGTATCCTAAGTTATTTAGTTCATTCGTTGAATACGGCAAATTCTGCAACAGGAAAGTTATAGACATTGGATGCGGTATAGGCAGATATACCAGTTTGTTCGCTGACCAGCGTTGTGCACTATTATGTGGCTTAGATAAATCGTTAGACATGTTAAAAAAAGCAAAAGAAAAGGATTTATCTGGTCACTATATCCTTGGTGATGCTGAATCTTTACCATTTAAAAATAGTTCGTTTGATACGGCTGTAATGAGTCAAGTAATTCAATGGGTTTATGATAAAAAACTGGCACTATCAGAGATACATAGAATATTGAAAAGAAAAGGAGTTTTTCTTTTGAACACTTTATCTCATGAACAATTGAGTAATCTAGTATTGATGAAACATTTTCCCGAGATTTACCAAATTGAAACAGAGAGATTTCCAAATATAGATGCGTTAATAGAATTACTAAATAACACAAATTTTAAAATAAGCACTATTAAAGAAATTCAAGAATTCCGCAAATATGATATAAGTCAATTAGTGAACTTCGCGGCAGATAAAGCAACATCTGCTCTTAGGTTGTACGCAAAAGATGTAGGGGAAGACAATTTCAAAACTAAAATTGAGGAATACAATGAAACACTTAAAGCAACTTTCTTAAATAACCCTATTTTTGAGGATCACAATTATACTTTAATCGTATGTATCAAATAA